A genomic region of Methanosarcina thermophila TM-1 contains the following coding sequences:
- a CDS encoding PAS domain S-box protein, whose amino-acid sequence MTKSDRLGADEPDKSNQKLRAEILECRRLKNELIELRDKLEAEVRDTNILHKLSMRYIEGKDLFSILQETIEAAIAITRAYKGNIQILDPPTGKLKIVAQKGFSSQFLKFFELVDTEDAATCGAAMKQMKRVVVEDITQSPVFLGSNALNILLDEGIRAVQSTPMVSWSGQFMGIISTHFNHVHTPSERELMLIDILARQTADIIENKKTEEILQESEKRYRTLFTNMTEGFLLAEVIYDKSGKPYDYRYLEVNPVYERSTGLKREQILGKSILEILPNVNPVLIEKFGETVLSGKPEHFEIFSRVTNKYFDTYVFSPDKEKVAATFRDITGRKKAEEALRESEKKYRTIVETASEGIWIVDSEARTIYINKRMTEILGYTQDEIIGKFAWDFVSEEEKPIIKKYIERRRQGISESYEFKFIRKNGSPLWTIVSSKPLFDSAGKFTGSMSMLTDITARKEAEAKLRETLDNLENLVKERTAELEKAYNLLKESKESLAEAQRLAHLGNWDLNIETGKIYWSHEMYLIFGRDLREPAPQYDEFLKYVHPEDRGYVNNALKDALSGKFYSTDYRIIRANGEERIVNMQSEVIFDEKNTPVRMRGIVQDITERKRIEKELQVSESRFRNLFEVISSGVVIYDVIDDGRDFIFRDMNPAGEQINHVRRENIVGKSLYEIFPYVSEMGLDAVFRRVWLTGKPESFPTTYYKDENIALWVTNYVYKLPSGELVAVFEDVTERKQAEEERERLLSAIQQEKDRLAALINSITDEVWFADTRKNFTLINPPAYSEFYIPPGKEIEVEKFLENVKVYPTCPAGRSREERRGDNLHACPWKVTLPPGKRCPGAR is encoded by the coding sequence ATGACTAAGTCTGACCGCCTGGGTGCTGACGAGCCTGACAAAAGCAATCAAAAACTGCGCGCTGAGATTCTCGAATGCAGACGCTTGAAGAACGAGCTGATTGAACTCAGGGATAAACTTGAAGCTGAGGTTCGAGACACGAATATTCTCCACAAATTGAGCATGCGATATATCGAAGGCAAAGATTTGTTTTCGATTCTCCAGGAAACAATTGAGGCTGCAATTGCAATTACCAGGGCGTACAAAGGAAACATACAGATTCTCGACCCACCAACTGGGAAATTAAAGATTGTAGCCCAGAAAGGATTTAGCTCTCAGTTTTTAAAGTTTTTCGAACTTGTTGACACTGAGGACGCAGCAACATGTGGAGCTGCAATGAAGCAGATGAAACGTGTGGTAGTTGAGGACATTACTCAAAGTCCCGTTTTCCTTGGAAGCAATGCACTTAATATATTGCTGGATGAAGGAATAAGAGCCGTTCAATCCACACCTATGGTGAGCTGGTCGGGTCAATTTATGGGCATTATATCCACCCACTTCAACCACGTTCATACGCCGTCTGAGCGCGAACTAATGTTGATTGACATTCTTGCCCGGCAGACTGCAGATATCATTGAGAACAAAAAAACAGAAGAGATACTGCAAGAGAGCGAGAAGCGCTACAGGACGCTTTTCACAAACATGACCGAGGGTTTCTTACTTGCAGAAGTAATCTATGATAAGAGTGGTAAACCGTATGACTATCGCTACCTTGAGGTAAACCCTGTTTATGAACGCAGTACAGGCTTAAAAAGGGAGCAGATACTGGGTAAGTCTATTCTGGAAATACTTCCCAATGTGAATCCTGTATTGATTGAAAAATTCGGCGAAACAGTGCTCTCAGGCAAACCCGAGCATTTTGAGATCTTCAGTCGGGTAACGAACAAGTACTTTGATACTTACGTATTCAGTCCTGATAAAGAGAAAGTTGCAGCTACTTTTAGAGATATAACAGGGAGAAAGAAAGCTGAGGAAGCACTCCGGGAGAGCGAGAAAAAATACCGCACTATTGTGGAAACAGCTAGTGAAGGCATATGGATTGTTGATTCTGAAGCGAGGACGATATACATCAATAAAAGAATGACTGAGATACTGGGATATACTCAGGATGAGATAATCGGGAAATTCGCATGGGACTTTGTCAGCGAGGAAGAAAAACCAATTATTAAGAAGTATATTGAAAGGAGACGACAGGGCATCAGTGAGAGCTATGAGTTTAAATTCATACGCAAAAATGGTTCACCTTTATGGACAATAGTGAGCTCCAAACCTCTTTTTGATAGCGCTGGCAAATTTACAGGCTCTATGAGCATGCTCACAGATATTACTGCACGGAAAGAAGCAGAAGCTAAATTGAGAGAAACGCTGGATAATTTGGAGAACCTGGTTAAAGAACGTACAGCTGAACTTGAGAAGGCTTATAATTTATTGAAAGAAAGTAAAGAAAGTCTTGCTGAAGCTCAGAGGTTAGCACACCTTGGAAATTGGGATTTGAACATTGAAACTGGTAAGATATACTGGTCACATGAGATGTATCTTATTTTTGGGCGTGATCTTCGAGAACCAGCTCCACAATATGATGAATTTTTAAAATATGTGCATCCTGAAGATCGAGGCTATGTAAATAATGCCCTTAAGGATGCATTAAGCGGCAAATTCTACAGTACTGATTACAGGATTATACGGGCTAATGGAGAAGAACGTATAGTCAATATGCAATCCGAGGTTATTTTTGATGAGAAAAATACCCCTGTACGAATGAGAGGGATAGTGCAGGATATTACCGAGCGCAAACGGATTGAAAAAGAGCTGCAGGTGAGCGAATCCCGTTTCCGAAACTTGTTTGAGGTCATATCAAGTGGGGTAGTCATCTATGATGTTATCGATGACGGGCGTGATTTCATCTTTAGGGATATGAATCCTGCTGGCGAGCAAATTAATCACGTCCGGCGGGAAAACATTGTTGGAAAAAGCCTCTATGAAATTTTTCCTTATGTAAGTGAGATGGGACTTGATGCAGTATTTAGACGTGTATGGCTGACCGGAAAGCCGGAATCATTTCCTACGACATATTATAAAGATGAGAATATCGCCCTGTGGGTGACTAACTATGTATACAAGCTGCCCTCTGGTGAACTGGTTGCAGTATTTGAGGACGTTACAGAGCGTAAACAGGCAGAAGAGGAGCGGGAACGGTTGCTCAGTGCTATCCAGCAGGAGAAAGACCGACTGGCTGCACTGATTAACAGTATTACTGATGAAGTCTGGTTTGCAGATACACGGAAAAACTTTACCCTGATTAATCCTCCTGCATACAGTGAGTTCTACATCCCTCCCGGGAAAGAAATAGAGGTGGAAAAGTTTCTAGAGAATGTGAAAGTCTATCCTACGTGCCCTGCAGGGCGAAGTCGTGAAGAACGAAGAGGAGATAATTTGCATGCCTGTCCATGGAAAGTTACGCTACCGCCAGGTAAGCGCTGCCCCGGTGCACGATAA
- the pspAB gene encoding PspA-associated protein PspAB, producing MGLRDFMDSILGRSRLPKAKTDKLFAISTASVTLETSLGLKPSGAAGICFKPIAASAYESARKEIQELLEYSSKETKTEFRLEKDEFNFLWAIFKDQDFEDLVANVHLVSETLESHGFGEQLLCAIYRFDSEPEVGKTGDGKTVYWIYNFKQGTYYPFVPLSGKQRDNPLEFRLRAEMEREMPVEKNVEKWYPLWGIPF from the coding sequence ATGGGTCTCCGAGATTTTATGGATTCAATCCTCGGAAGGAGCAGGCTTCCGAAAGCAAAAACTGACAAGCTCTTTGCAATTTCTACTGCAAGCGTTACTCTGGAAACCAGCCTGGGTTTGAAGCCGTCTGGGGCTGCAGGAATTTGCTTTAAGCCAATTGCTGCCTCAGCGTATGAATCCGCTCGCAAAGAGATTCAGGAACTTCTGGAGTACAGTTCAAAGGAAACAAAAACCGAGTTTAGGCTTGAAAAAGACGAATTTAACTTCCTGTGGGCTATTTTTAAAGATCAGGATTTTGAAGACCTTGTTGCAAACGTTCATCTTGTAAGTGAAACTCTCGAAAGTCACGGATTTGGAGAGCAGCTTCTTTGTGCCATTTACCGGTTTGACAGCGAACCCGAAGTTGGAAAAACCGGCGATGGAAAAACAGTTTACTGGATATATAATTTTAAGCAAGGAACTTATTACCCCTTTGTCCCTCTATCAGGCAAGCAGAGAGACAACCCCTTAGAGTTCAGGTTAAGGGCGGAAATGGAAAGGGAAATGCCTGTCGAGAAAAATGTAGAAAAGTGGTACCCTCTCTGGGGAATTCCTTTCTGA
- a CDS encoding carbohydrate kinase family protein: MEKEIRKPIKVLTFGEALFDIIKGSAHLGGAPLNLAAHIAKLGAKPAVITAVGKDELGKILLTRAEAMGIDTSYILVDEKRPTGTVTVELKAEGIPIFTINEGVAWDAITLGEKEFKALSEEEWDVFCFGTLAQRTEKNREALGRLLSEIRSKHFFYDINLRTGFYKKEWILSSLEHTTILKMNKEEADELSNMISEIAHACKLSCSYEAFCRLLTEKYPRISVICITKGPEGAAVYHKGIYEEAETTPVEVADTVGAGDAFSAGFLYTCLSGYGVSKAVSIATILGSYVASKPGSVPEYSKELIEKLKAEGLDLSKIKD, encoded by the coding sequence GTGGAAAAAGAGATCCGGAAGCCAATTAAAGTCCTTACATTCGGAGAAGCCCTTTTTGATATTATCAAAGGTTCAGCCCACCTTGGGGGAGCTCCACTTAACCTTGCAGCCCACATTGCAAAATTAGGAGCAAAACCGGCTGTGATTACAGCAGTGGGAAAGGATGAACTTGGCAAAATCTTGCTTACCAGGGCTGAAGCAATGGGAATTGACACATCATACATCCTGGTTGATGAAAAGAGACCAACAGGCACGGTTACTGTCGAACTGAAGGCTGAAGGAATTCCGATTTTTACGATTAATGAAGGTGTCGCCTGGGATGCGATTACGCTGGGCGAAAAGGAGTTTAAAGCTCTTTCTGAGGAAGAATGGGATGTTTTTTGTTTTGGCACCCTTGCCCAGCGGACTGAAAAAAACCGTGAAGCTCTGGGAAGGTTACTTTCGGAAATAAGGTCAAAGCATTTCTTTTACGACATAAACCTGAGAACTGGGTTCTATAAAAAAGAATGGATACTATCTTCTCTCGAACATACCACAATACTGAAAATGAATAAAGAAGAGGCTGATGAGCTTTCAAACATGATTTCTGAAATTGCTCATGCCTGCAAGCTTTCCTGCTCTTACGAGGCTTTCTGCAGGCTCCTTACGGAAAAATATCCTCGAATATCCGTAATCTGCATAACAAAAGGACCAGAAGGAGCCGCCGTTTACCATAAAGGCATCTATGAAGAGGCAGAAACAACTCCCGTAGAAGTTGCCGATACTGTCGGAGCCGGCGATGCCTTTTCCGCAGGTTTCCTTTATACCTGCCTCTCAGGATACGGAGTCTCGAAAGCTGTTTCAATAGCTACCATTCTCGGGTCGTACGTTGCATCAAAACCAGGTTCAGTACCTGAATATTCAAAAGAGCTTATTGAGAAACTCAAAGCTGAAGGATTAGATTTGAGCAAAATTAAGGATTAA
- a CDS encoding sensor histidine kinase — MENGKIFWLGATRELMGCELEDLESVDTQVWLNQIHPEECNKIWEDFGKYLEKGENFQLEYRIMEANKNYIWVEEDVVCLKDENGNVNRVFGIIKDITERKLTEEKLKVSEEKYRSFIQKFDGIAFQLDENLFPEFMHGRVEEITGYSEKEFLSGQVLWLDLIHPDDKPLVIVDIERIQTSPYNLSRKLDFRILDKNGRKRWVHLRYHKFQEKDGGDDKYRGTIYDITERRIAEDTLKKIEAIRNKEIHHRIKNNLQVISSLLDLQAEKFNNRECIKDSEVLAAFKESQYRVMSIALIHEELHKSEERNTLNFSPYLERLVENLFRIYRIENVDVNLIMDVEKNIFFDMDTAVPLGMIVNELVSNSLKYAFPDRDKGIIQIKLSSKRTGHKLNDNRENVPGTSTRYTLAISDSGVGIPQEINFENPDTLGLQLVNVLVDQLDGEIELIKNRGTTFKIGFSVEPR; from the coding sequence ATTGAAAATGGAAAGATTTTCTGGTTAGGAGCCACCAGAGAACTTATGGGGTGTGAATTAGAAGATTTAGAAAGTGTAGATACTCAGGTTTGGCTAAATCAGATTCATCCAGAAGAATGTAATAAAATCTGGGAGGATTTTGGGAAGTATCTGGAAAAAGGAGAAAATTTCCAGCTGGAATACAGAATTATGGAAGCAAATAAAAATTATATTTGGGTAGAAGAAGACGTAGTCTGTCTGAAAGATGAAAATGGTAATGTAAATAGAGTTTTTGGAATTATTAAAGATATCACTGAAAGAAAACTTACTGAAGAGAAACTGAAGGTCAGTGAGGAAAAATACCGCTCATTTATACAGAAATTTGATGGGATCGCTTTCCAATTAGATGAGAACCTTTTCCCGGAATTCATGCATGGGAGAGTCGAGGAAATTACCGGATATAGCGAAAAAGAATTCCTCTCCGGGCAGGTTTTGTGGTTAGACCTTATCCATCCTGATGACAAGCCGCTTGTTATTGTCGATATCGAACGTATTCAAACTTCTCCATATAATTTATCCAGAAAGTTAGACTTTCGTATATTAGATAAAAATGGCAGAAAAAGATGGGTGCATCTTCGTTACCATAAATTCCAGGAAAAAGACGGGGGAGATGATAAATACCGTGGAACTATTTATGATATCACTGAGAGAAGAATTGCAGAGGACACCCTTAAAAAAATAGAGGCTATCCGTAATAAAGAAATTCATCACAGGATAAAGAATAACCTTCAGGTAATCTCTTCTCTTCTGGATCTTCAGGCTGAAAAATTCAATAATCGGGAATGTATTAAGGATTCCGAAGTTCTCGCCGCTTTTAAGGAAAGCCAGTACAGGGTAATGTCCATTGCACTCATCCATGAAGAACTGCACAAAAGTGAAGAAAGGAACACGCTTAATTTTTCGCCTTACCTTGAAAGGCTCGTTGAGAACCTCTTCCGGATATACAGGATTGAAAATGTTGATGTCAACTTGATTATGGATGTGGAAAAAAATATTTTCTTTGATATGGACACGGCAGTTCCCCTGGGAATGATTGTTAACGAACTTGTCTCAAACTCCTTAAAATATGCATTCCCAGATAGGGATAAAGGAATAATTCAAATTAAACTCTCCAGTAAAAGAACAGGACATAAACTGAACGACAATAGAGAGAACGTTCCCGGAACCAGTACCCGATATACTCTCGCAATTTCAGATAGTGGAGTTGGTATTCCCCAGGAAATTAATTTTGAGAATCCAGATACACTTGGCTTGCAACTTGTAAATGTCCTGGTAGATCAGTTAGATGGTGAAATCGAGCTAATAAAGAATAGAGGCACTACATTTAAAATAGGGTTCAGTGTAGAACCACGTTAA
- a CDS encoding ABC transporter permease, whose product MIEVIYILWLRQIKHYWRSKARLLGSLGQPLLFLVTFGFGFGPMYTRASGGADYMDFLAPGIVSMSILFTAVFSGLEVIWDRQFGFLKETLVAPISRTEIMIGKTLGGATIAMIQGLIVLSLTYVLGFRIPDLASLGLGLVFMFLIAIFFTGLGLAIASKMKDMHGFQLIMNFLIMPIFFLSGALFPLENLPSAIYFISRIDPLTYGVDGLRGAIAGISMFGVYYDLAVIGLLSIIICAVGTVFFSKTEA is encoded by the coding sequence TTGATCGAGGTAATTTATATCCTCTGGCTCAGGCAGATAAAACACTACTGGCGCTCTAAAGCCAGGCTGCTGGGTTCTCTGGGACAGCCCCTGCTCTTTCTTGTGACTTTTGGGTTTGGATTCGGTCCCATGTATACACGGGCAAGCGGAGGGGCAGACTACATGGACTTCCTTGCACCAGGGATTGTTTCCATGTCAATCCTCTTTACTGCTGTCTTCTCAGGGCTTGAGGTCATATGGGACAGGCAGTTCGGCTTTCTTAAGGAGACGCTCGTAGCCCCAATCTCAAGGACAGAGATCATGATAGGAAAAACCCTTGGAGGGGCAACTATAGCCATGATTCAGGGCTTGATCGTGCTGAGCCTGACCTATGTGCTGGGGTTCAGGATTCCGGATCTCGCAAGCCTCGGGCTTGGACTGGTCTTCATGTTCCTGATAGCGATCTTCTTTACGGGTTTAGGTCTTGCGATAGCTTCAAAAATGAAAGATATGCATGGTTTCCAGCTTATCATGAATTTCCTTATCATGCCCATTTTCTTCCTGTCCGGCGCCCTTTTCCCCCTTGAAAATCTGCCGTCAGCGATTTATTTCATAAGCAGGATCGACCCTCTCACCTACGGCGTGGATGGCTTAAGAGGAGCCATTGCTGGAATTAGCATGTTTGGGGTCTATTACGACCTGGCAGTAATAGGTTTACTCTCAATTATTATTTGCGCAGTCGGTACAGTATTCTTCTCTAAGACAGAGGCATAA
- the htpX gene encoding zinc metalloprotease HtpX, with protein sequence MKRKWERDLGLQGRMIFTMFLLAAVYLFFLAFLSYYGTPPIFMLLFVGSFMAIQYFYSDKLVLMSSGARVVSESEAPQLHGMITRLCAIADLPKPQVAIVRSQIPNAFATGRNRNKAVVAVTTGIMDKLSPAELEAVLAHELSHIKNRDMAVMTIASFISTLAFYFMRYSIYFGGMGGGDRRRDGGGIILIWLVSIAVWIVSFLLIRALSRYREYAADRGSAIITGQPSVLASALMKISGIMERIPSQDLRSVEGMNAFFTVPAISGSSIMDIFSTHPSVEKRIARLEKMQQKMI encoded by the coding sequence ATGAAGCGAAAATGGGAACGGGACTTAGGACTTCAGGGACGGATGATTTTCACGATGTTCCTTCTGGCAGCAGTTTACCTTTTTTTCCTGGCATTTCTTTCGTATTACGGGACGCCTCCAATTTTCATGCTTCTATTTGTCGGGTCTTTCATGGCTATCCAGTATTTTTATTCGGATAAACTTGTACTTATGTCGTCAGGAGCACGTGTCGTTTCTGAAAGCGAAGCCCCGCAACTGCATGGAATGATTACCAGGCTCTGTGCAATAGCTGACCTCCCAAAACCGCAGGTGGCAATTGTCAGGTCCCAGATTCCAAACGCCTTTGCAACAGGCAGAAACCGGAATAAAGCTGTAGTTGCAGTTACAACAGGGATTATGGACAAACTTTCTCCAGCCGAACTTGAAGCCGTGCTTGCCCATGAACTCAGTCATATAAAGAACAGGGATATGGCTGTGATGACAATTGCCAGCTTCATCTCAACCCTTGCTTTCTACTTTATGCGCTACAGTATTTATTTCGGAGGTATGGGGGGAGGAGACCGGCGGCGGGATGGAGGAGGAATTATACTCATCTGGCTGGTCTCAATTGCGGTCTGGATTGTCAGCTTCCTGCTGATACGTGCTCTTTCCCGTTACAGGGAGTATGCTGCAGACCGGGGCTCGGCTATTATTACCGGGCAGCCATCGGTTCTTGCATCTGCCCTTATGAAAATAAGCGGGATTATGGAAAGAATTCCGAGTCAAGACCTCAGGTCAGTAGAGGGGATGAATGCCTTTTTCACGGTGCCTGCAATCTCAGGCTCTTCTATAATGGATATTTTCTCAACCCATCCATCCGTGGAGAAAAGAATAGCAAGGCTCGAAAAAATGCAGCAGAAAATGATCTAA
- a CDS encoding PAS domain-containing protein, protein MKSDSIDKKSQESEKLYRMLFDHSMDGIMLTDPKKGGRILSANPAACHMLGWTEEELIGKGWKDILFDPEDPSLSSLLDERARFGAAKAEITYRRKDGTTFPGEVSTSIFFDTNGEPRVVAIMRDVTERKQAEMALCESESSRKVAEAREAERKRLLDVLDKLPAMIALLTPDHRIALINRNLRERFGEPRGRHCYEYCFGNPGPCEFCEAYKVLETGQPHNWEVTTPDGSVLDVYDIPFTDIDGSSMILEMDIDITKRKKAEKILKKARNDLEEKVKQRTEELEKAYYSLKESREGLLKLKEWLTLETGNGILLLMKDTGLMNCIVFLDLSLKKLK, encoded by the coding sequence ATGAAAAGTGACAGCATAGATAAAAAATCGCAGGAAAGCGAGAAACTGTACCGCATGCTATTCGACCATAGCATGGATGGTATTATGCTGACTGACCCAAAAAAGGGTGGAAGAATCCTGTCAGCTAACCCAGCTGCTTGCCATATGCTTGGATGGACAGAAGAAGAATTGATTGGAAAAGGGTGGAAGGATATATTATTTGACCCTGAAGACCCATCATTGTCTAGCCTGTTAGATGAACGTGCACGCTTCGGGGCAGCAAAAGCCGAGATTACCTACAGGCGCAAGGACGGAACTACTTTTCCCGGAGAAGTAAGCACTTCCATCTTCTTCGATACCAATGGAGAGCCACGGGTAGTTGCTATTATGCGAGATGTCACTGAGCGTAAACAGGCTGAAATGGCACTCTGTGAGAGCGAATCAAGCCGCAAGGTTGCCGAAGCCAGGGAGGCTGAAAGAAAGAGGCTTTTAGACGTGCTGGATAAGCTGCCAGCAATGATAGCCCTGTTAACACCTGACCATCGCATTGCCTTAATCAACCGCAACCTTCGTGAGAGGTTCGGCGAGCCCAGAGGCAGGCACTGTTATGAGTATTGTTTTGGGAACCCCGGACCGTGTGAGTTCTGTGAGGCATATAAAGTACTTGAAACCGGTCAGCCCCACAACTGGGAGGTCACCACCCCAGACGGAAGCGTGCTTGATGTTTATGATATCCCATTTACCGATATTGATGGTTCCTCCATGATTCTCGAGATGGACATTGACATTACCAAGCGTAAAAAAGCAGAAAAAATCCTTAAAAAAGCGCGTAACGATTTAGAAGAAAAAGTTAAACAGCGTACAGAAGAACTTGAAAAGGCTTATTATTCTTTGAAAGAAAGTAGAGAAGGCTTGCTGAAGCTCAAAGAATGGCTCACATTGGAAACTGGGAATGGGATATTGCTACTAATGAAAGATACTGGTCTGATGAATTGTATAGTATTTTTGGATTTAAGCCTCAAGAAATTGAAGTAA
- a CDS encoding LysE family transporter, with translation MLDLIEFLFLGTFLGLAAGTSPGPLLAVTISETLQHGKWEGIKVAVSPLITDLPIILSTMFVLSHLTNYGFFIGIIALFGASYLIYSGVESLKIKPNNVELNIEKKDALKKGIIVNFGNPHPYIFWISIGGPLIFKSLNTHALVTILFILGFYSFLVGSKIAITLIVEKSKSFINGKYYFSIIQILGIAQIVFGLVFIKMGLELLNLI, from the coding sequence ATGCTGGATCTTATCGAATTCCTATTTTTGGGAACTTTTCTCGGTCTTGCAGCAGGTACATCTCCAGGTCCCCTGCTGGCTGTAACCATCTCCGAAACTCTGCAGCACGGCAAATGGGAAGGGATAAAGGTTGCAGTTTCTCCTCTAATTACGGATCTACCAATAATTCTATCCACAATGTTTGTTCTATCACATTTAACAAATTATGGTTTTTTCATAGGGATTATTGCACTTTTTGGGGCTTCATACCTTATATATTCAGGAGTGGAATCCCTGAAAATTAAACCGAATAACGTTGAATTAAATATAGAGAAAAAAGATGCCTTAAAAAAAGGAATTATTGTTAACTTTGGAAACCCACATCCGTACATCTTCTGGATTTCAATAGGGGGACCGTTAATTTTTAAGAGCCTGAATACTCACGCTTTAGTTACAATTCTATTTATATTGGGATTCTATAGCTTTCTAGTAGGATCGAAGATAGCTATAACATTAATTGTAGAGAAATCAAAATCATTTATCAACGGCAAATATTATTTTTCGATCATCCAGATTCTGGGAATTGCACAGATAGTATTCGGATTGGTTTTTATTAAAATGGGTCTGGAATTGTTAAACCTAATCTGA
- a CDS encoding sensor histidine kinase — translation MAHIGNWEWDIATNERYWSDELYSIFGFKPQEIEVTYDMFLSCVHPDDRDYVDNAIKEALEGKPYDINYRLILNNGEERIVHEQGKTIFDEKNLPARMFGTVQDITEHKRTEEALAKIEETRVKEIHHRIKNNLQVISSLLSLEAEKFTDSIILESFKESQNRIASMALIHEELYKGDKIDTLEFGDYLRKLTADLFSSYNIHKNISLNLDLEQIYLGLDTAIPLGIIVNELVTNSLKHAFPNGNKWEISISLKKIKDLGVNKEVSRADSACSQKKDFQYTLTVADNGKGIPEEINFRNTDSLGLQLVNILVEQIEGCLELRRNRGTEFFIKFNDISR, via the coding sequence ATGGCTCACATTGGAAACTGGGAATGGGATATTGCTACTAATGAAAGATACTGGTCTGATGAATTGTATAGTATTTTTGGATTTAAGCCTCAAGAAATTGAAGTAACTTACGATATGTTTTTAAGCTGTGTACATCCTGATGACAGAGATTATGTAGATAATGCCATCAAGGAAGCTTTAGAAGGAAAACCCTACGATATTAATTACCGGCTCATCCTTAACAATGGAGAGGAACGTATTGTCCATGAACAGGGCAAAACTATTTTTGACGAGAAAAATCTTCCTGCTCGAATGTTTGGAACAGTTCAGGATATTACAGAGCACAAACGAACCGAAGAAGCCCTGGCAAAAATTGAGGAGACGCGCGTAAAAGAAATTCATCACAGGATTAAAAATAATCTGCAGGTTATCTCATCTTTGCTCAGCCTCGAAGCTGAGAAATTTACTGATTCAATAATCCTCGAATCCTTCAAAGAAAGCCAGAACCGTATAGCTTCAATGGCTCTAATTCACGAAGAATTATATAAAGGGGATAAAATCGATACCCTTGAGTTTGGAGATTACCTGAGGAAATTGACTGCAGATCTTTTCAGCTCTTATAATATTCATAAGAATATCAGCCTTAATCTGGATCTTGAGCAGATTTATCTTGGTCTTGATACTGCAATTCCTTTAGGTATCATAGTAAATGAACTGGTGACAAACTCTCTAAAACATGCTTTCCCTAATGGGAACAAATGGGAAATCAGTATAAGTTTAAAGAAAATAAAAGACCTTGGTGTAAATAAAGAGGTCTCCAGGGCAGACAGCGCATGTAGCCAGAAAAAAGATTTCCAGTACACACTCACAGTAGCAGACAATGGAAAGGGTATTCCTGAGGAAATAAACTTTAGGAACACTGATTCTCTTGGCTTGCAGCTTGTAAATATTCTTGTTGAACAAATAGAAGGCTGTCTAGAGCTTAGAAGAAACCGGGGAACAGAATTTTTTATCAAGTTTAACGATATCTCGAGATAA
- a CDS encoding ABC transporter ATP-binding protein produces MQNILSVQSLTKKFDDFTAVKDISFNVEAGSIFAFLGPNGAGKSTTIKMLTTVLKPTKGEIRINGFNALKEQDKARASFGIVFQDHSLDEELTAYENIVYHAVIYKVPKKERAERVRKALEIVGLWDRREDYVKKYSGGMKRRLEIARALVHYPKILFLDEPTVGLDPQTRRSIWNHIKTLNQEKGMTIFLTTHYMEEAEAIADHIAIIDHGEIIESGTVEEIKKRTETESLEDAFLKLTGRDIRDENYESGIKMRTIRGMRRRNRN; encoded by the coding sequence ATGCAAAATATACTCTCAGTCCAATCCCTTACAAAAAAATTCGATGATTTTACGGCTGTAAAAGACATAAGTTTCAATGTTGAAGCGGGCTCAATTTTTGCTTTTCTCGGTCCAAACGGCGCGGGGAAATCTACAACTATTAAAATGCTCACAACAGTCCTTAAACCTACAAAAGGGGAAATAAGGATTAACGGTTTTAATGCACTCAAAGAGCAGGACAAAGCTCGTGCATCTTTCGGAATAGTCTTTCAGGATCACAGTCTTGATGAAGAACTGACTGCTTATGAGAATATTGTATACCATGCCGTAATTTACAAAGTGCCCAAGAAAGAAAGGGCTGAAAGAGTCCGAAAAGCCCTGGAAATTGTTGGGCTCTGGGACAGGCGGGAAGATTACGTTAAAAAGTACTCAGGCGGCATGAAGCGCAGGCTTGAGATTGCGCGGGCACTTGTTCATTACCCAAAAATCCTTTTCCTTGACGAGCCCACAGTAGGGCTTGATCCCCAAACCCGAAGATCCATCTGGAATCACATCAAGACGCTGAACCAGGAAAAAGGCATGACAATTTTTCTTACCACGCACTATATGGAAGAAGCCGAAGCAATTGCTGACCACATCGCAATCATTGACCATGGTGAAATCATAGAATCCGGCACTGTTGAGGAAATAAAGAAGCGGACAGAAACCGAATCCCTGGAGGATGCTTTTCTGAAACTGACAGGCAGGGACATCAGGGATGAGAATTACGAGTCTGGAATTAAAATGCGAACAATAAGGGGCATGAGAAGGAGGAACAGGAATTGA